From Pantanalinema sp., the proteins below share one genomic window:
- a CDS encoding uracil-DNA glycosylase family protein, producing MLCTSELLLQAAHTLCDAIADLTFAPPVAYVYNPLIYAHAGYEAYVRRYGDGRKRVVFLGMNPGPFGMAQTGVPFGDVKMVREWMGIEVPIGKPPKEHPRRPIDGFSSKQSEVSGTRLWGAAAERYGTAEAFFRDHFVVNYCPLVFMEQTGANRTPDKLPTSERDPLFEACDRHLSRVIAALEPEWVIGVGAFAEARAKRVLSGTTIKIGRVLHPSPASPAANRGWAQAAARELAAQGVCPSA from the coding sequence ATGCTTTGTACTTCTGAGCTCCTTCTTCAAGCTGCTCACACCCTCTGCGACGCGATCGCCGATCTCACCTTCGCCCCGCCGGTCGCCTACGTCTACAACCCCCTGATCTACGCCCATGCCGGCTACGAGGCCTACGTCCGCCGCTACGGGGACGGCCGCAAGCGCGTCGTGTTCCTCGGCATGAACCCGGGGCCCTTCGGGATGGCGCAGACCGGGGTGCCCTTCGGGGACGTCAAGATGGTGCGGGAATGGATGGGGATCGAGGTCCCCATCGGCAAGCCGCCCAAGGAGCATCCCAGGCGCCCCATCGACGGCTTTTCATCCAAGCAGAGCGAGGTGAGCGGCACCCGGCTCTGGGGGGCTGCCGCCGAGCGCTACGGCACGGCCGAGGCCTTCTTCCGGGACCACTTCGTCGTCAACTACTGCCCGTTGGTCTTCATGGAGCAGACGGGGGCAAACCGCACGCCGGACAAGCTGCCTACGAGCGAGCGAGATCCCCTCTTCGAGGCCTGCGATCGCCACCTTTCCCGGGTGATCGCCGCGCTCGAGCCCGAGTGGGTGATCGGGGTGGGGGCCTTCGCCGAGGCCAGGGCCAAGCGCGTTCTCTCGGGCACGACGATCAAGATCGGCCGGGTCCTGCACCCGAGCCCCGCGAGCCCCGCCGCGAACCGGGGCTGGGCCCAAGCCGCCGCAAGGGAGCTCGCGGCGCAGGGCGTCTGCCCCTCGGCTTGA
- a CDS encoding DUF2878 family protein: MKRSLAIAGILALSCVGMALSYQSWLVYPVLLVGAALMLLVGREALDAAFYLLGLTLGSAIDVGQTASGVTVYAAPAALLMLPGFVFLYWALSGIALRHMTRLIGPCRPHPTDVALFATAIGLSLTANLSPWLAFALMLLALGLRCCWVRQRGDALAAVLGIALGPGLESILLSHGLYHFPSSGSALVPLWLVALYACIGVSARSFVAYAEQAASSLGGWLLKPRGRRPAPRAPLRRLGPSPGSRRGSRGSGAGPGRS, from the coding sequence ATGAAGCGCTCGCTGGCGATCGCAGGCATCCTGGCCCTGTCCTGCGTCGGCATGGCCCTGAGCTATCAAAGCTGGCTGGTCTATCCCGTCCTGCTCGTCGGGGCGGCCCTGATGCTCCTCGTCGGCCGAGAGGCGCTGGACGCCGCGTTCTACCTGCTCGGCCTGACGCTCGGATCGGCCATCGACGTGGGCCAGACGGCCTCGGGGGTCACGGTCTACGCCGCGCCGGCCGCGCTCTTGATGCTGCCTGGCTTCGTCTTCCTGTACTGGGCGCTGAGCGGCATCGCCCTGCGCCACATGACCCGGCTGATCGGGCCGTGCCGGCCGCACCCGACGGACGTGGCGCTCTTCGCGACGGCGATCGGCCTGTCGCTCACCGCCAACCTCTCGCCATGGCTTGCCTTCGCCCTGATGCTCCTGGCCCTGGGGCTGCGCTGCTGCTGGGTCCGGCAGCGCGGCGACGCGCTGGCGGCGGTCCTGGGCATCGCCCTGGGACCGGGGCTCGAGAGCATCCTGTTGAGCCACGGCCTCTACCACTTCCCGTCGTCGGGGAGCGCGCTGGTCCCCCTGTGGCTGGTGGCGCTCTACGCCTGCATCGGAGTCTCGGCGCGCAGCTTCGTGGCCTACGCCGAGCAAGCGGCGAGCTCCCTCGGAGGGTGGCTCCTCAAGCCGAGGGGCAGACGCCCTGCGCCGCGAGCTCCCTTGCGGCGGCTTGGGCCCAGCCCCGGTTCGCGGCGGGGCTCGCGGGGCTCGGGTGCAGGACCCGGCCGATCTTGA
- a CDS encoding AMP-binding protein, producing MASGAAAFIKARDFLRDSRTDYERAYRDFAWPSLTQFNWALDYFDVYARDNARPALIVVSDDGNVEKLSYAAIAARSSRVANWLRQQGVRRGDRILLMLPNIVPLWEIMLAAIKLGAVLIPATTLLAPEDLEDRFERGGVKHVLTDPTGAAKFEGLSFAFTRIVVGGSVAGWRSYAEADGALEAFEADGPTAVDDPLLIYFTSGTTAKPKLVTHTHQSYPVGHLATMYWIGLQEGDVHYNISSPGWAKHAWSNFFAPWNAGATVFVFNYQRFDAKRTLEQMVEHGVTTLCAPPTVWRMLMLEDLSAYPLKLREIVGAGEPLNPEVIRQVKEAWGITIRDGYGQTETTAQIGNTPGQPIRPGSMGRPLPGYRVALIDADGQEWHEGELSLRLEPAPVGLMKGYLDDPEKSERLLGGAFYPTGDVASRDSEGYYWYVGRADDVFKSADYRISPFELESVLIEHEAVLEAAVIPSPDPLRLSVPKAIVALKPGQVPSAELAQEILAFARANLAAYKRIRRLEFGELPKTISGKIRRVQLRKDELEQRRADARGAHEYWEEDFAGG from the coding sequence ATGGCGTCGGGAGCTGCTGCGTTCATAAAGGCACGTGATTTCCTGCGGGATAGCCGGACAGATTATGAAAGGGCTTACCGAGATTTCGCCTGGCCGAGTCTCACCCAGTTCAACTGGGCCCTCGACTACTTCGACGTCTACGCCCGCGACAACGCGCGGCCAGCGCTCATCGTGGTCTCTGACGACGGAAACGTGGAGAAGCTGAGTTACGCCGCCATCGCGGCGCGCTCGAGCCGGGTCGCCAACTGGCTGCGGCAGCAGGGCGTGAGGCGCGGGGACAGGATCCTGCTCATGCTGCCGAACATCGTGCCGCTCTGGGAGATCATGCTCGCTGCCATCAAGCTGGGGGCGGTCCTCATTCCCGCCACCACCCTGCTCGCCCCCGAGGACCTGGAGGATCGCTTCGAGCGAGGCGGCGTCAAGCACGTCCTGACCGACCCCACGGGGGCCGCCAAGTTCGAGGGCCTCTCCTTCGCCTTCACCCGCATCGTGGTGGGTGGAAGCGTTGCGGGCTGGCGATCCTACGCCGAGGCCGACGGCGCCCTCGAGGCCTTCGAGGCCGATGGCCCGACGGCGGTCGACGACCCCTTGCTCATCTACTTCACCTCGGGCACCACCGCCAAGCCCAAGCTCGTCACCCACACCCACCAGAGCTATCCGGTCGGGCACCTCGCGACCATGTACTGGATCGGGCTGCAGGAGGGCGACGTCCACTACAACATCAGCTCGCCTGGCTGGGCCAAGCACGCCTGGAGCAACTTCTTCGCTCCCTGGAACGCGGGGGCCACGGTCTTCGTCTTCAACTACCAGCGCTTCGATGCCAAGCGCACCCTGGAGCAGATGGTGGAGCACGGCGTCACCACCCTCTGCGCGCCGCCCACCGTCTGGCGCATGCTCATGCTGGAGGACCTTTCCGCCTACCCGCTCAAGCTCCGCGAGATCGTGGGAGCGGGCGAGCCCCTCAACCCCGAGGTGATCCGGCAGGTCAAGGAAGCCTGGGGGATCACGATCCGCGACGGCTACGGCCAGACCGAGACGACCGCCCAGATCGGCAACACCCCCGGCCAGCCCATCCGGCCGGGCTCGATGGGCCGGCCGCTGCCGGGCTACCGGGTGGCCCTGATCGACGCGGACGGCCAGGAGTGGCACGAGGGCGAGCTCTCCCTGCGGCTCGAGCCGGCGCCCGTGGGGCTGATGAAGGGCTACCTGGACGACCCCGAGAAGAGCGAGCGCCTCCTGGGCGGCGCCTTCTACCCGACCGGCGACGTGGCGAGCCGCGACTCCGAGGGGTACTACTGGTACGTGGGCCGCGCCGACGACGTGTTCAAGAGCGCCGACTACCGCATCAGCCCCTTCGAGCTGGAGAGCGTGCTGATCGAGCACGAGGCGGTGCTGGAGGCCGCCGTCATCCCGAGCCCCGACCCGCTGCGCCTGAGCGTGCCCAAGGCCATCGTCGCCCTCAAGCCCGGCCAGGTCCCGTCGGCCGAGCTCGCCCAGGAGATCCTGGCCTTCGCCCGCGCGAACCTCGCGGCCTACAAGCGCATCCGGCGCCTGGAGTTCGGCGAGCTGCCCAAGACCATCTCGGGCAAGATCCGGCGGGTGCAGCTGCGCAAGGACGAGCTCGAGCAGCGCCGCGCCGACGCGCGCGGGGCGCACGAGTACTGGGAGGAGGACTTCGCAGGCGGCTAG